One window of Sphingomonas paeninsulae genomic DNA carries:
- a CDS encoding TonB-dependent receptor yields the protein MRIRNCACKLLCTAASLLVVHSSFAQTTSPQKDENGQQVDGEIIVTARKRLETAFDAPVVLQAVSGEELGRRSIVNVEGLSRITPLLLIGENTGGVQGAPIAIRGIAGSEINPFSDQAVSFNIDGIQVARSSVQRLASMDVSSVEILKGPQALFFGKNSPGGVISIRSADATAQLEMKVSAGYEFNAHETRLEGYVSGPITETLGVRVAGYFSGMRGYIENVGVAAPGSLKSFGYGPQGHEFAGRVTLKYSPDDRFSARFKFAYGEGEDTGSTSTNQISACSGATPQLASIRMDCQLNGRTSLIDPGPAFQAIYPTKHGGRLYSDRNQLLSSLELNFTPVDNVTITSLTGVYRFHTENLSNTSAIDIQSNLLYTPERVTYRDINQELRVLTTLPGFINVSAGGMYQSGAIDYNNRAYFSPGGVITSLFNVDNSQRGKSYSLFGQLILKPANNIELSGGGRYSHEDKRLRTISRGIEQISAVPADSWSNFSPEVTLKWSATPDINLFASYRRGFLSGGFNGSAGGNYTGVKLNYDQQTDRGGEIGLKARLFDKTLRLNLALFDYDIRGLQVAATTGVTNLSTNAGKAYTRGVELDGAWTSPLAGLTLRGAVSYDKARYEQFTFACYKGQSVSQGCNLAPVAGVFTQQNLAGQAIVRAPEWGGSGGFNYENISRFKLGLSGDANYSGGYFNNAFNEPLGRQKPYWLFDASARIGAPDGRWELALIGRNLSNKYYLVRSSEQPFSGGPSGSASANRNADIIGAPNRGREVMVQLTFRLL from the coding sequence ATGAGAATCCGTAACTGCGCTTGCAAGCTACTTTGCACGGCGGCGAGCTTACTCGTCGTGCATTCAAGCTTTGCTCAAACAACTTCGCCGCAAAAAGACGAAAATGGGCAACAGGTGGATGGTGAAATTATCGTCACTGCCAGAAAACGACTGGAAACTGCTTTCGATGCGCCGGTCGTCTTACAAGCCGTCAGCGGGGAAGAACTGGGCCGTCGCTCTATCGTCAATGTTGAAGGGTTATCCCGGATCACTCCGCTCCTTCTGATTGGCGAAAACACGGGCGGGGTTCAGGGCGCCCCGATCGCGATACGCGGAATTGCTGGGTCGGAAATCAACCCGTTTTCCGATCAGGCAGTTTCGTTCAACATCGATGGCATCCAGGTCGCAAGATCAAGCGTTCAACGGCTCGCTTCCATGGACGTTTCCAGCGTTGAAATCCTGAAAGGACCACAGGCCCTTTTTTTTGGAAAAAACAGTCCAGGCGGGGTGATTTCAATTCGCAGCGCCGATGCCACCGCTCAATTGGAAATGAAAGTTTCCGCTGGCTACGAATTCAATGCCCACGAAACCCGCTTGGAGGGATATGTTTCGGGGCCGATCACGGAAACATTGGGCGTGCGCGTTGCCGGTTATTTTTCTGGGATGCGCGGCTACATAGAAAATGTCGGCGTCGCCGCTCCCGGCTCTCTTAAATCCTTTGGTTATGGACCGCAGGGGCACGAATTTGCTGGCCGGGTAACACTCAAATATTCTCCGGACGATCGGTTCAGCGCTCGATTCAAATTTGCATACGGCGAAGGAGAAGATACGGGATCGACGTCTACCAATCAGATTTCCGCCTGTTCGGGCGCAACGCCTCAGCTGGCCAGTATCCGGATGGACTGCCAATTAAACGGGCGAACTTCACTGATCGACCCGGGACCTGCATTTCAGGCTATCTACCCCACCAAACATGGGGGCCGCCTCTATTCCGATCGGAATCAACTTCTGTCCTCACTGGAACTCAATTTCACTCCAGTGGACAACGTAACAATAACCTCGCTCACCGGTGTCTATCGGTTTCATACAGAGAATCTAAGCAACACGAGCGCGATCGATATCCAGAGTAACCTGCTTTATACTCCAGAGCGCGTTACCTATCGAGATATCAATCAGGAACTCCGCGTTCTCACGACACTGCCTGGCTTTATAAACGTTTCAGCCGGTGGAATGTACCAGTCCGGGGCCATAGACTATAATAACCGCGCTTATTTTTCACCGGGCGGGGTAATTACCAGCCTCTTCAATGTCGACAATAGCCAGCGGGGCAAATCTTATTCGCTTTTTGGCCAGCTCATTCTTAAACCGGCAAACAATATCGAGCTATCGGGAGGAGGGCGTTATTCACATGAGGATAAGCGGCTTCGGACGATTTCCAGGGGCATCGAGCAGATTTCCGCGGTCCCTGCGGATAGCTGGTCAAATTTTTCACCCGAAGTTACGCTGAAATGGAGCGCAACACCGGACATCAATCTGTTCGCATCTTACCGGCGAGGCTTTCTTTCCGGAGGGTTCAACGGCTCGGCGGGTGGAAATTACACTGGTGTGAAACTGAACTACGACCAGCAAACCGATCGGGGCGGCGAGATTGGGCTCAAGGCTCGCCTATTCGACAAAACTTTGCGACTGAATTTAGCTTTGTTCGACTATGATATTCGGGGTCTGCAAGTTGCGGCGACAACGGGAGTGACCAATCTATCCACCAACGCTGGCAAAGCCTACACGCGTGGCGTCGAGCTAGATGGCGCGTGGACGAGTCCGCTGGCAGGACTCACTCTGCGAGGAGCTGTTTCTTACGACAAAGCCCGTTATGAGCAGTTTACTTTCGCTTGTTACAAGGGGCAATCGGTTTCGCAGGGTTGCAACCTTGCACCGGTAGCAGGCGTATTTACCCAACAAAATTTAGCGGGCCAAGCGATCGTCCGTGCCCCCGAATGGGGTGGATCCGGCGGTTTCAATTATGAAAACATTTCGCGTTTCAAGCTGGGTCTCAGTGGCGATGCCAATTACAGCGGTGGATACTTTAACAACGCATTTAACGAACCACTGGGGCGTCAAAAGCCATATTGGCTATTCGACGCAAGTGCTCGCATCGGGGCCCCCGATGGTCGGTGGGAACTGGCGCTAATTGGACGAAATCTGAGTAACAAATATTATCTCGTGCGGTCGTCTGAGCAACCGTTCAGTGGCGGACCATCAGGGAGCGCATCGGCTAATCGGAATGCAGACATAATCGGTGCACCAAATCGCGGTCGCGAGGTTATGGTCCAGCTGACATTCAGGCTACTGTGA
- a CDS encoding DUF4286 family protein → MTQGKLVVLTRPVKGREDEFNTWYNDQHLDDVLAIPGFVAAQRFKIKGTAISPNSWDYFAVYEVDHDNPQEVLDDMMSRVGTDRMRMSEAMAEDLYCVLYESITERKVAKTV, encoded by the coding sequence ATGACCCAAGGAAAGCTCGTTGTGCTCACCCGCCCCGTCAAAGGGCGCGAGGACGAATTTAACACATGGTATAACGATCAGCATCTCGACGACGTCCTGGCTATTCCAGGCTTCGTCGCGGCACAGCGTTTCAAGATCAAGGGTACCGCGATCAGTCCAAACTCGTGGGACTATTTCGCAGTCTACGAGGTGGATCATGATAATCCCCAGGAAGTGCTTGACGACATGATGAGCCGCGTCGGTACCGATCGCATGCGGATGAGCGAGGCGATGGCAGAAGATCTCTACTGCGTGCTTTACGAGTCGATCACTGAACGCAAAGTGGCAAAAACAGTCTGA
- a CDS encoding SRPBCC family protein has protein sequence MTHFKRGTAHASGEVDVSADDFWAMLRDWGAVMKWAAKGPDAPAPLIDTIYKDGDSVDVLPCTRICLFAPESGFPPFPETLIHADPVARRIYYNVEGVVSGGMQNYLATTWIDELGPNRCRVTLQSTFDIPADAEVGPVRDFLEAVYNKSVIQGMASAVKQEKAVLVGA, from the coding sequence ATGACACATTTCAAACGGGGAACGGCCCATGCATCTGGCGAGGTCGATGTTTCGGCGGATGATTTCTGGGCAATGCTGCGTGATTGGGGGGCGGTGATGAAATGGGCGGCAAAGGGACCGGACGCTCCGGCTCCGCTTATCGACACCATCTACAAGGACGGCGACAGCGTCGATGTTCTCCCTTGCACGCGTATCTGCCTTTTCGCCCCGGAAAGCGGCTTTCCACCATTTCCTGAAACGCTGATCCATGCCGATCCCGTCGCGCGGCGTATCTATTACAATGTCGAAGGTGTGGTGTCGGGCGGGATGCAAAACTATCTCGCCACGACGTGGATCGATGAGCTCGGACCGAACCGGTGTCGTGTGACGTTGCAAAGCACGTTCGACATTCCCGCTGATGCCGAGGTCGGCCCAGTCCGCGATTTCCTCGAGGCCGTGTATAATAAATCGGTTATCCAGGGCATGGCCTCTGCGGTGAAACAGGAGAAGGCGGTGCTGGTTGGCGCCTGA
- a CDS encoding TIM barrel protein, which produces MKSGRAMRYAPNIGLNSLDTPLFLESVGSIDPIEQIAFIDDHGFAGIEDNFLKLRAPADQARIGAELARRGLEMGCFVNNVESWNLGRWSSRDPDEQTALQGELELSIETAKRANAKLMTTLIGRNDRESPAFQQAALIDNLKRVAPLAERAGVIICLEAVNARDYPMLLLSDVADAYAVALAVGSPAVRILLDIFHVQARGGDVIDTLTRCWDMVAAVQVADNPGRAEMGSGELNWVNVLRHIRSLGYTGLIELEHEVAMPGIAGEHLMLERLEAIDRAI; this is translated from the coding sequence ATGAAATCAGGCCGAGCAATGCGCTATGCCCCGAATATAGGACTGAATTCGCTCGATACGCCGCTATTTCTGGAAAGCGTCGGTTCCATCGATCCGATCGAGCAAATCGCGTTTATCGACGATCACGGGTTCGCTGGCATCGAAGATAATTTCCTGAAGTTGCGCGCACCCGCCGACCAGGCGCGTATCGGCGCTGAACTCGCCCGACGCGGGCTGGAGATGGGATGCTTCGTCAATAATGTCGAAAGCTGGAATCTCGGCCGCTGGTCTTCGCGCGATCCGGACGAACAGACCGCGCTCCAAGGCGAACTGGAACTCTCGATCGAAACCGCCAAGCGAGCCAACGCAAAACTTATGACGACGTTGATAGGTCGCAACGACCGTGAATCGCCCGCCTTCCAGCAAGCGGCATTGATCGACAATTTGAAGCGGGTCGCGCCACTGGCAGAACGCGCGGGAGTCATCATCTGTCTCGAGGCGGTGAACGCCCGCGACTACCCCATGTTGCTCCTGTCAGATGTCGCCGACGCCTATGCGGTAGCACTGGCGGTCGGCAGTCCTGCGGTCCGCATTCTCCTCGATATCTTTCACGTTCAGGCGCGCGGCGGCGACGTGATTGATACGCTGACGCGATGCTGGGACATGGTGGCGGCAGTTCAGGTAGCAGATAACCCCGGGCGTGCCGAAATGGGCAGCGGCGAGTTGAACTGGGTCAATGTGCTGCGACACATCCGCAGTCTAGGCTATACCGGGCTGATCGAACTGGAACATGAGGTGGCCATGCCGGGCATTGCGGGAGAACACCTTATGCTGGAGCGGCTCGAAGCGATCGACAGGGCGATCTGA
- a CDS encoding TetR/AcrR family transcriptional regulator, with translation MSVSQAVLALFVETGTTQFSVKQLAEHAGVSERTFYRYFPRKEDVVRPVLSAGASQLSDLLIHRDDSESLTVAISGAFAASWWADSPIESQTLRRLMKETEVFRAVWLDIIVETENRLAVALATRMAAGTGNARAKLMASIVCAVIRASVEGLDSQSHTLATVFSHNLDLVAAGLFNVEP, from the coding sequence ATGAGCGTCTCCCAGGCGGTGCTTGCCCTGTTTGTCGAGACCGGCACGACGCAGTTCAGTGTAAAGCAACTGGCCGAACACGCTGGAGTGTCCGAGCGAACATTCTATCGCTATTTCCCGCGCAAAGAAGATGTTGTCAGGCCTGTCCTTTCTGCGGGGGCAAGCCAACTTAGCGATCTACTGATACATCGGGATGATTCCGAATCCCTCACCGTGGCTATCAGTGGCGCTTTCGCCGCTTCATGGTGGGCCGACTCGCCTATCGAGTCGCAAACTCTGCGTCGCCTGATGAAAGAAACAGAAGTATTCCGTGCAGTCTGGCTCGATATTATCGTAGAAACCGAGAACAGGCTTGCGGTTGCCTTGGCAACAAGAATGGCCGCCGGTACCGGCAACGCACGTGCAAAGCTGATGGCAAGTATCGTCTGTGCCGTCATCAGGGCTTCCGTCGAGGGTTTAGACAGTCAATCACACACCCTCGCTACCGTCTTTTCCCACAACCTCGATCTGGTGGCGGCGGGGTTGTTTAACGTAGAGCCTTGA
- a CDS encoding 3-keto-5-aminohexanoate cleavage protein has protein sequence MSSSIYNKSNSPVVLEAAITPLRRGEPVQRMEKTIADARACLAAGAAIIHHHHDFRAPREEGVKQMVAIERAILETYPDALMYGDYLKGDELWEKNAHLRPMFDDGVLRMFAIDPGITQFDILDERGLPTNSNLNGLTYAQSFEMVQFAQKTDVPMSLGIYEPGQLRWVRAYAERNMFPAGTIIKLYFGGPYTMGLHKVKGVNFGMHPTKEALDIYLSMMEGIDLPWIVSCQAGVLLDTPVARYALERGGHLRVGIEDTAGGTEMTNVETVDAARALAAEVGRPVAEGRDAKNLLKAKQRSFADA, from the coding sequence ATGTCATCAAGTATTTATAATAAATCCAACTCTCCGGTCGTTCTGGAAGCAGCCATCACGCCATTGCGGAGAGGGGAACCTGTCCAACGCATGGAAAAAACGATAGCCGATGCGCGCGCCTGCTTAGCGGCCGGCGCCGCGATCATTCATCACCATCATGACTTTCGCGCGCCCCGCGAAGAGGGCGTCAAGCAAATGGTGGCCATCGAACGGGCAATTCTCGAGACATATCCTGATGCGCTTATGTATGGCGACTATCTGAAAGGCGACGAGCTTTGGGAAAAGAACGCGCATCTTCGCCCAATGTTCGATGACGGCGTGCTGCGCATGTTTGCGATCGATCCCGGCATTACCCAATTCGATATACTGGATGAACGGGGACTTCCGACGAACAGCAATCTCAATGGGCTAACCTATGCCCAGTCATTTGAGATGGTGCAATTTGCTCAGAAAACCGACGTGCCCATGTCTCTTGGCATTTATGAGCCGGGGCAGCTTCGCTGGGTGCGAGCATATGCTGAGCGCAACATGTTTCCTGCCGGAACCATAATCAAACTCTATTTCGGCGGCCCCTACACTATGGGCCTTCACAAGGTGAAGGGCGTCAACTTCGGCATGCATCCCACGAAAGAGGCGCTCGATATATATCTTTCCATGATGGAGGGCATTGATCTCCCCTGGATCGTGAGCTGTCAGGCGGGCGTTCTGCTCGATACGCCTGTCGCGCGTTATGCGCTGGAGCGCGGCGGTCACCTTCGTGTTGGAATCGAAGACACTGCTGGCGGTACCGAGATGACCAATGTCGAAACGGTCGACGCTGCCCGTGCACTAGCAGCCGAGGTTGGGCGCCCGGTGGCCGAAGGTCGCGACGCAAAAAACTTGCTAAAAGCGAAGCAAAGATCGTTCGCTGACGCCTAA
- a CDS encoding 2Fe-2S iron-sulfur cluster-binding protein, with protein sequence MAPDTQSGVNTIGVTIVMSNGAVQNIRGVVGETLMEAAVDHQIAGIAATCGGCCACATCHVIVSPDWYDRVGPPGPMENDTLYFGAARRPTSRLSCQIDLTTALNGLQVTVAT encoded by the coding sequence TTGGCGCCTGACACGCAGAGCGGAGTGAATACGATCGGCGTTACAATCGTCATGTCGAACGGCGCCGTCCAGAACATCAGGGGCGTCGTCGGCGAGACGCTGATGGAGGCGGCCGTCGATCATCAAATCGCCGGCATCGCGGCGACCTGCGGCGGGTGCTGCGCTTGCGCCACCTGCCACGTGATCGTCTCGCCCGACTGGTACGACAGGGTCGGCCCGCCCGGCCCGATGGAGAATGATACACTGTATTTCGGTGCCGCGCGGCGGCCGACGAGCCGGTTGTCCTGTCAAATCGACCTGACGACTGCGCTCAATGGTTTGCAAGTGACGGTGGCGACCTGA
- a CDS encoding lipoate--protein ligase family protein → MTTTAATVRETSEWPGQTRPIPRLKIAGIESMLIEMLRQVAPCPVRIDDVQTAIQDSVNTDVQIAADLHDGGAILRVWRNDPCVVASRRQSMLTGFSHARSLSEASGWPIAVRRSGGTAVVHRPGILNISLISAQGAVTPIALDASYIALLEVMRDAMALLGIVCDYGEVPGAHCDGRYNLKWHGQKIAGTAGWVTHGSTTRRVYHASLQLGGAIGPDLEAIHRFEAALGEPVPYDTAAHTTVERILAARHNPLHAVK, encoded by the coding sequence TTGACGACTACGGCGGCCACGGTGAGAGAGACGAGCGAATGGCCCGGGCAAACCCGCCCGATCCCGCGTCTGAAAATCGCGGGGATCGAGTCTATGCTCATTGAGATGTTGCGACAGGTCGCGCCCTGCCCCGTGCGGATAGACGATGTTCAAACCGCAATTCAGGACAGTGTCAATACGGATGTGCAAATCGCAGCGGACCTGCATGACGGGGGCGCCATATTGCGGGTGTGGCGCAACGACCCTTGTGTCGTTGCCTCTCGCCGGCAATCCATGCTGACAGGGTTTTCGCATGCGCGTTCACTCAGCGAAGCGAGTGGCTGGCCGATCGCGGTTCGTCGATCGGGCGGCACTGCAGTGGTCCATCGGCCCGGAATTCTCAATATAAGCCTGATCAGCGCGCAAGGCGCGGTCACGCCGATTGCGCTCGATGCCAGCTATATCGCCCTTCTCGAAGTTATGCGCGATGCGATGGCCTTGCTCGGTATCGTCTGCGACTATGGCGAGGTGCCCGGCGCACATTGCGACGGACGCTATAACCTGAAGTGGCATGGCCAAAAGATTGCCGGCACCGCGGGTTGGGTGACACACGGATCGACCACGCGGCGGGTCTATCACGCATCGTTGCAGCTCGGCGGCGCGATCGGGCCAGACCTCGAAGCGATCCACCGGTTCGAAGCTGCTTTGGGCGAACCCGTGCCGTACGACACGGCCGCACACACGACGGTCGAGCGCATTCTGGCGGCCCGGCATAATCCGCTTCACGCAGTCAAGTAG
- a CDS encoding FAD-binding protein, which produces MSETREVDFLIVGSGAGAMSAALRMVDQGLSVLIVEKQSQFGGSTAISGGVLWIPCSTVARRAGSADTMDEARAYFDACLGPETPASSRSRRTAFLEKGPECLDFLERLGMRWAFGDGYSDYHEGEYAGGSVRGRAVVAPMFDARTLGIWMDRIGFNFDLPPVMFQETVPLRSRGRTWASRIAYFRVALRMARNKLGARIVGMGGAFYGRLFAQAVARGVEFSAGVTIQSLTGQDGAVTGAIVREDGHDVVIRARRGVLLNSGGFSLNRLMRDIWQPRPSSIDWTLANPGDTGEMIEMVHGMGGALALMDASWWLPGTVLPGDVRTYLVPELQQPHGFVVDSSGQRYMNEATSYVAIGRSIYERNKTVLAVPSWLVMDQQYMNKYLILGASMRTIPPAWLETGVIVEAASLANLAIRCGLPAAALEASADRFNEIAISGVDEDFGRGHSAYHRLFGDPLHKPTPGLGTVEKAPFYAMPIFPADVGTAGGLLTDEHARVLREDGTPIAGLYATGNCTATIMGHSYPGAGASIAPSLVFGYIAAEHAISNSH; this is translated from the coding sequence ATGAGCGAAACGCGTGAGGTGGATTTTCTGATCGTCGGAAGCGGAGCGGGCGCGATGTCGGCGGCCTTGCGCATGGTAGATCAGGGACTTTCGGTACTGATCGTCGAAAAGCAGTCGCAGTTCGGAGGATCAACCGCAATCTCGGGAGGCGTGCTGTGGATCCCGTGCAGCACTGTCGCGCGGCGGGCCGGGTCGGCGGATACAATGGACGAAGCGCGCGCTTATTTTGACGCGTGTCTTGGTCCGGAAACCCCGGCTTCGTCGCGCAGCCGTCGCACGGCCTTTTTGGAAAAGGGACCGGAGTGTTTAGATTTTCTGGAGCGGCTCGGGATGCGCTGGGCATTTGGTGACGGCTATTCTGACTATCACGAGGGCGAATATGCCGGTGGTAGTGTGCGCGGCCGTGCAGTCGTCGCTCCGATGTTCGACGCGCGGACGCTTGGCATCTGGATGGATCGCATCGGGTTCAATTTCGACCTTCCGCCGGTAATGTTCCAGGAAACGGTGCCGCTCCGCAGCAGGGGGCGAACCTGGGCCAGCAGGATCGCCTATTTTCGCGTCGCGCTACGGATGGCACGCAACAAACTGGGCGCCCGAATTGTCGGCATGGGCGGTGCATTTTATGGTCGACTGTTTGCACAAGCGGTTGCGCGCGGCGTGGAGTTCAGCGCCGGTGTGACGATCCAGTCGCTGACGGGGCAGGACGGCGCGGTCACCGGCGCGATAGTGCGCGAGGACGGGCATGATGTTGTTATTCGTGCGCGCCGGGGCGTGCTGCTGAATTCCGGCGGTTTCTCGCTGAACCGCCTCATGCGCGACATATGGCAACCAAGGCCTAGCTCGATCGACTGGACACTCGCCAATCCCGGCGACACCGGCGAGATGATCGAGATGGTGCATGGCATGGGTGGCGCGCTCGCCTTGATGGACGCGAGCTGGTGGCTGCCAGGAACCGTGTTGCCGGGCGACGTGCGAACCTATCTCGTGCCCGAATTACAGCAGCCGCACGGTTTCGTCGTTGATTCCAGCGGCCAGCGCTACATGAACGAGGCGACCTCCTATGTTGCGATCGGTCGGAGCATCTATGAACGCAACAAAACGGTATTGGCGGTCCCCAGTTGGCTCGTCATGGACCAACAATATATGAACAAATACCTCATCCTCGGCGCATCGATGCGCACGATCCCTCCGGCTTGGCTGGAGACGGGGGTCATCGTGGAGGCGGCCAGCCTCGCGAATCTCGCAATTAGGTGCGGTTTGCCCGCCGCTGCGCTTGAGGCGTCGGCCGATCGTTTTAACGAAATTGCGATTTCCGGAGTCGACGAGGATTTTGGACGCGGACACAGCGCTTACCACCGCTTGTTCGGCGACCCGCTTCACAAGCCGACGCCGGGTCTTGGAACGGTGGAGAAGGCTCCTTTTTATGCGATGCCTATTTTTCCAGCCGATGTCGGCACGGCGGGAGGATTGCTGACCGACGAACATGCACGTGTGCTGCGAGAAGATGGAACGCCGATTGCAGGGCTTTATGCTACCGGCAATTGCACTGCGACGATCATGGGCCACAGTTATCCGGGCGCCGGTGCCAGCATCGCGCCATCGCTGGTGTTCGGGTACATTGCGGCCGAACACGCTATTTCCAATAGCCACTGA
- a CDS encoding EthD domain-containing protein, with translation MFKAICLIKRKSGMTLDAFIDRYEHRHAALCARLIPDMVNYVRRYVVTELWYEDRAAYEISMKTLEAPEKAAALRADEQELFDLASIRRFIVDERATVFPLGNTSAL, from the coding sequence ATGTTCAAGGCGATCTGCCTGATCAAACGCAAATCCGGTATGACTCTGGATGCATTTATCGATCGCTATGAGCATCGCCATGCCGCGCTGTGCGCTAGATTGATTCCCGATATGGTGAATTATGTCCGGCGCTATGTGGTGACCGAGCTCTGGTACGAAGACCGCGCCGCCTACGAAATCTCGATGAAGACCCTTGAAGCACCCGAAAAGGCAGCTGCATTGCGCGCAGACGAACAGGAGCTCTTCGATCTTGCATCGATTCGGCGCTTTATCGTTGATGAGCGAGCTACGGTTTTTCCGCTGGGGAACACGTCGGCGTTATGA
- a CDS encoding EthD domain-containing protein, translated as MIKVIWLLKRKPGMSKEAFREHYESSHVMLAHQYVGHLLEGYHRNYPVEGWLAPSSKREDGVVEPFEYEYDCITEMRIKDEAAADEMLQIFNDPVIGKIFVDDEHRFLDRKKVVMLTCDEVNNGTGTGPLAPSKEELAARAPVLAH; from the coding sequence ATGATCAAGGTAATCTGGCTATTGAAGCGAAAACCCGGCATGTCGAAGGAAGCCTTTCGCGAGCACTACGAAAGCAGTCACGTGATGCTGGCGCATCAATATGTCGGTCATCTGCTTGAAGGCTATCATCGCAACTATCCGGTCGAGGGATGGCTCGCGCCGAGCAGCAAGCGCGAGGACGGCGTCGTCGAACCGTTCGAATATGAATATGACTGCATTACCGAGATGCGCATCAAGGACGAGGCCGCTGCCGACGAGATGTTGCAGATTTTCAACGATCCGGTGATCGGCAAGATATTTGTCGACGACGAGCATCGCTTTCTTGATCGCAAAAAGGTCGTGATGCTCACTTGCGACGAGGTCAACAACGGTACGGGCACAGGTCCGCTTGCGCCGTCGAAGGAAGAGCTCGCAGCCCGGGCACCCGTACTCGCGCACTAA